Proteins encoded together in one Benincasa hispida cultivar B227 chromosome 1, ASM972705v1, whole genome shotgun sequence window:
- the LOC120069354 gene encoding 3-ketoacyl-CoA thiolase 2, peroxisomal produces MSISYSFPANPNPNLIPPTNSLMEKAIKRQNILLHHLRPSSSAYSHESSLSASVCAAGDSASYQRTSVFGDDVVIVAAYRTAICKSKRGGFKDTYPDDLLAPVLKALIEKTNLNPSEVGDIVVGSVLAPGSQRASECRMAAFYAGFPETVPVRTVNRQCSSGLQAVADVAAAIRAGFYDIGIGAGLESMTINPMAWEGSVNPRVKSFENAQNCLLPMGVTSENVAQRFGVSREKQDQAAVESHRKAAAATASGKFKDEIIPVSTKIIDPKTGQEKPVTISVDDGIRSNTTQADLGKLKPVFKKDGTTTAGNSSQVSDGAGAVLLMKKSVALRKGLPILGVFRTFAAVGVDPAIMGVGPAVAIPAAVKAAGLELNDIDLFEINEAFASQFVYCRNKLGLDPEKINVNGGAIAIGHPLGATGARCVATLLHEMKRRGKDCRFGVISMCIGTGMGAAAVFERGDCVDELCNAKKVGGGVNLLSKDAR; encoded by the exons ATGTCCATTTCATATTCTTTTCCGGCCAATCCCAATCCCAATCTCATTCCTCCGACAAATTCACTAATGGAGAAGGCGATCAAAAGGCAAAACATTTTGTTACATCATCTGCGACCTTCTTCTTCGGCTTACAGCCATGAATCTTCGCTCTCT GCATCGGTTTGTGCAGCTGGGGATAGTGCTTCGTATCAGAGAACGTCGGTGTTTGGAGATGACGTCGTGATTGTTGC agCGTACCGTACCGCCATTTGCAAATCCAAGCGTGGTGGCTTCAAGGATACTTATCCTGATGATCTGCTCGCCCCTGTTTTGAAG GCATTGATAGAGAAAACTAATCTGAATCCAAGTGAAGTTGGCGATATTGTTGTTGGTTCTGTGCTTGCACCAGGTTCTCAGAGAGCTAGTGAATGTAGGATGGCTGCTTTCTATGCCGGCTTCCCTG AAACTGTGCCTGTTAGAACTGTCAATAGGCAATGTTCATCGGGGCTGCAGGCCGTTGCTGATGTAGCTGCAGCTATAAGAGCAGGGTTTTATGATATTG GAATTGGAGCTGGGTTGGAGTCGATGACTATTAATCCAATGGCTTGGGAAGGATCTGTCAACCCAAGA GTGAAGTCATTCGAAAATGCACAGAACTGCCTTCTTCCAATGGGAGTAACCTCAGAAAATGTTGCCCAGCGTTTTGGGGTGTCAAGGGAGAAGCAAGATCAGGCTGCT GTTGAGTCTCACAGGAAGGCTGCGGCTGCCACTGCTAGTGGCAAATTTAAGGACGAGATTATCCCTGTTTCTACTAAG ATAATTGACCCCAAAACCGGTCAAGAGAAACCTGTTACAATCTCGGTTGATGATGGGATTCGGTCTAACACAACTCAAGCAGATTTGGGGAAGTTGAAGCCTGTGTTTAAGAAAGATGGGACCACCACTGCAG GTAATTCAAGCCAGGTGAGTGATGGTGCTGGAGCTGTTCTTCTTATGAAGAAAAGTGTTGCACTACGAAAAGGTCTCCCCATTCTCGGTGTTTTCAG GACTTTTGCTGCTGTAGGTGTGGATCCTGCTATCATGGGTGTTGGCCCCGCTGTTGCAATTCCAGCCGCTGTCAAGGCTGCTGGACTTGAACTGAATGATATTGATCTTTTTGAGATAAATGAG GCATTTGCATCCCAATTTGTATATTGTCGTAACAAGCTGGGGCTTGATCCAGAAAAGATCAATGTTAATGGAGGAGCAATCGCCATTGGACATCCACTGGGTGCCACAG GCGCCCGCTGTGTCGCTACATTGTTGCATGAGATGAAACGCCGTGGCAAAGATTGTCGTTTTGGAGTGATATCAATGTGCATAG GCACTGGAATGGGAGCTGCCGCAGTGTTCGAGAGGGGTGATTGTGTTGATGAGCTTTGCAATGCTAAGAAAGTTGGAGGAGGAGTCAACCTTCTGTCTAAGGATGCTCGTTAA
- the LOC120073852 gene encoding uncharacterized protein LOC120073852, whose protein sequence is MAREVHGILSQQLYMERPRVVSDVRVTADHSVSDVCVQTGEVFSPQFMRDRVALRRLSDMSDGDQQQQQKRTGLGFNPSNQLVYEDLSGILGLKRMNSESSSELSSTPVTAYAAERDNKVYPKNTSKRQWEYSVTGQASGAYVDEIIRGVQLGPTTSTLYALDSPRSGYPCGAGFGDFSANDKMKFLCSFGGRILPRPNDGKLRYVGGETRIISIRKNISCEELTKKTYAVCKYAHTIKYQLPGEDLDSLISVCSDEDLHHMVEEYHELENAEGSQRLRIFLISSNDCCESPTSIEGRVVQPIDIDYQYVAAVNGMLDPSLQRSSSGQSFTSQTSQVGGISDHSTNFHTDSSHATDSKDANSPMPNLAGMFPRPGGQLLNPIQVPSKSFNQSPLISPVTVMQKDFKNLDATYAEDARNFTPFVSGKRPCDMVYYVDAMGRHNHLYHGSPLMNYHHEKSTVEPDEIYKVLNVHFPRSSSENFVPPPNWGQSDTHSMKILLKERAVNYGQLCSDEEYLIQLRSGTTHMGQKIMHSHSEPLLLEQDQKSNHGGLYPVNSFNDSDQSPSLGMSSSLQDLPTMWKQRVDAEFQDAKYENHRILASGSDNETYEECNFDEKKANFYGSIYVPSLNDEEKYRYLQHVDYQQNGCLPKEVQSLGGRSSSERGFELENSADTTGGPSIIYHLERTAPIIFEESQYCIKGPTSDIVRSQPFSCISSDLLPHTTQALIDKKIINQEPTWNSSASGREVSLGDENFVTCHYRKVAAHSRKKSNCDDDIFIKSSHSDDSHGNEAVELAVIVEDVTHSIPPDIPIASGVVPRVENEASDECPSSRGNDALSSSSETDLEDADSILSSRDESMSEAAIAEIEAGIYGLQIIKNADLEELQELGSGTFGTVFHGKWRGTDVAIKRIKKSCFSGSFSEQERLTRDFWREARILSTLHHPNVLAFYGVVPDGPDGTLATVTEYMVNGSLRHVLLRKDRVLDRRKRLIIAMDAAFGMEYLHLKNIVHFDLKCDNLLVNLRDPERPICKVGDFGLSRIKRNTLVSGGVRGTLPWMAPELLDSSSSKVSEKVDVFSFGIAMWEILTGEEPYANMHCGAIIGGIVSNTLRPPIPKRCDPEWKKLMEECWSPEPAARPSFTEITNRLRSMSVALQIRKRPHVASR, encoded by the exons ATGGCTAGGGAAGTACATGGCATTTTAAGCCAACAATTATACATGGAAAGACCAAGGGTTGTTTCGGATGTACGAGTTACTGCAGATCATAGTGTGAGTGATGTTTGTGTACAGACGGGTGAGGTATTTTCTCCCCAGTTTATGCGGGATCGAGTTGCTTTAAGAAGATTGTCTGACATGAGTGATGGAGATCAACAACAACAGCAAAAGAGAACAGGTCTTGGGTTCAATCCGAGCAACCAATTGGTGTATGAGGATCTCAGTGGAATTCTTGGACTCAAGAGGATGAATTCTGAAAGCAGTTCAGAATTGTCATCAACGCCAGTGACTGCTTATGCAGCTGAAAGGGACAACAAGGTTTATCCTAAAAACACAAGCAAACGTCAGTGGGAATATAGTGTTACTGGACAAGCATCTGGTGCATATGTTGATGAAATTATCCGAGGAGTTCAACTTGGCCCCACGACGTCGACCTTGTATGCATTGGATTCGCCTCGTTCAGGTTATCCTTGTGGGGCTGGATTTGGAGATTTCTCTGCCAATGATAAGATGAAATTTCTCTGTAGTTTTGGAGGTAGAATATTACCAAGGCCTAATGATGGGAAGCTTAGATATGTAGGTGGAGAAACACGCATCATATCCATTAGGAAAAACATCTCATGTGAAGAACTTACTAAAAAGACATACGCTGTCTGTAAATATGCCCACACGATAAAGTACCAGCTTCCTGGTGAAGATCTTGATTCACTTATCTCTGTCTGTTCTGATGAAGATCTTCATCATATGGTAGAGGAATATCATGAGCTGGAAAATGCAGAGGGTTCTCAAAGACTTagaatttttctgatttcttcaAATGATTGTTGTGAGAGCCCTACTTCTATTGAAGGAAGGGTAGTTCAACCAATTGATATTGATTATCAATATGTTGCGGCTGTGAATGGTATGCTAGACCCAAGTCTTCAAAGGAGCTCTAGTGGGCAGAGTTTCACAAGTCAGACTAGCCAGGTGGGGGGCATCTCAGATCATAGTACCAATTTTCATACTGATTCGTCACATGCAACAGACTCAAAAGATGCCAATTCACCAATGCCAAATTTGGCGGGAATGTTTCCTAGACCTGGTGGTCAGTTGTTAAATCCCATTCAAGTCCCAAGCAAGTCATTTAATCAATCACCTCTAATTTCTCCGGTTACAGTAATGCAAAAGGATTTTAAGAATCTGGATGCAACATATGCAGAAGATGCTAGAAACTTCACTCCATTTGTTTCAGGAAAACGTCCATGTGATATGGTTTATTATGTTGATGCAATGGGCCGTCACAATCATCTTTACCATGGTTCTCCATTGATGAATTATCATCATGAAAAATCTACAGTGGAACCTGATGAGATATACAAAGTTCTTAATGTTCATTTCCCACGAAGCTCCAGTGAAAATTTTGTGCCTCCACCCAACTGGGGTCAAAGTGATACACATTCAATGAAAATTTTGCTCAAGGAACGGGCAGTTAATTATGGACAGCTATGCTCTGATGAGGAGTATTTGATTCAGCTAAGATCTGGAACCACCCATATGGGacaaaaaattatgcattcacATTCTGAGCCCCTACTGCTGGAACAGGATCAAAAGTCGAATCATGGAGGACTCTATCCAGTGAACTCATTCAATGACAGTGATCAGTCACCTTCACTGGGAATGTCAAGTTCCTTGCAGGATTTGCCAACGATGTGGAAACAGAGAGTTGATGCGGAATTTCAAGATGCTAAATATGAGAATCATCGAATTTTAGCATCTGGTAGTGATAATGAAACATACGAAGAATGCAATTTTGATGAAAAGAAGGCTAATTTCTATGGAAGTATTTATGTTCCATCACTtaatgatgaagaaaaataCAGATATTTGCAACATGTTGACTACCAACAAAATGGTTGTCTCCCCAAAGAGGTTCAAAGCCTTGGAGGCAGATCTTCTTCCGAACGAGGTTTTGAATTAGAAAATTCTGCAGATACCACGGGTGGCCCATCCATCATTTACCATTTAGAAAGAACTGCTCCAATAATTTTTGAGGAGAGCCAATATTGTATCAAGGGTCCTACTTCTGATATAGTAAGGAGCCAACCATTCTCTTGCATATCTTCTGATCTACTACCTCATACAACTCAAGCTTTGATCGATAAAAAGATCATAAATCAGGAACCA ACATGGAACAGTTCTGCTTCAGGTAGAGAGGTTTCTCTAGGCGATGAGAACTTTGTAACCTGTCATTACCGCAAGGTTGCAGCCCATAGCAGGAAAAAGAGCAACTGTGATGATGATATCTTTATCAAATCATCACACTCAGATGATTCTCATGGCAATGAGGCTGTGGAGTTAGCTGTAATAGTTGAAGATGTAACTCATAGTATACCTCCTGACATACCCATAGCTTCAGGAGTTGTCCCCCGGGTTGAAAACGAGGCCAGCGATGAATGTCCATCTTCAAGAGGAAATGATGCTTTGAGTTCTAGTTCAGAAACTGACCTTGAG GATGCCGATAGTATCCTTAGTTCAAGGGATGAGTCTATGAGCGAGGCAGCAATAGCTGAAATCGAAGCTGGCATCTACGGCCTGCAG ATCATAAAGAATGCAGACCTTGAAGAACTGCAAGAGTTGGGTTCTGGGACATTTGGCACAGTTTTTCATGGAAAATGGAGGGGAACAGACGTTGCTattaagagaataaaaaagaGTTGCTTCTCAGGAAGTTTTTCAGAGCAAGAACGGCTG ACTAGAGATTTCTGGAGAGAAGCAAGGATTCTATCGACTCTTCACCATCCAAACGTTTTGGCTTTTTATGGGGTAGTTCCTGATGGACCTGATGGAACATTGGCAACTGTAACCGAGTATATGGTAAACGGTTCGTTAAGGCATGTCCTTTTAAGGAAGGATAG AGTGCTTGATCGTCGGAAAAGGCTTATAATTGCAATGGATGCGGCTTTTGGCATGGAATATTtgcatttgaaaaatattgttCATTTTGATCTGAAATGTGATAATTTGTTAGTCAACTTGAGGGATCCTGAACGACCTATATGCAag GTTGGAGATTTTGGGTTGTCCAGAATTAAGCGCAATACACTTGTTTCTGGAGGCGTGCGTGGAACTCTTCCATGGATGGCACCAGAATTGTTAGATAGTAGCAGTTCTAAGGTCTCTGAGAAG gtTGATGTTTTCTCATTCGGTATTGCAATGTGGGAGATTTTGACAGGCGAGGAGCCATATGCTAACATGCATTGTGGTGCCATCATCG GTGGAATTGTAAGTAATACTCTTAGACCGCCAATCCCAAAACGTTGTGACCCCGAATGGAAAAAGCTAATGGAAGAGTGTTGGTCTCCTGAACCTGCAGCAAGGCCATCATTCACAGAGATAACAAATAGACTTCGCAGCATGTCGGTAGCGCTTCAGATCAGAAAGAGGCCACATGTAGCAAGTAGATGA